The Rhodococcus antarcticus DNA segment ACACCACCTGGGGGACGGCGCCGTGGTCGGCGGTGGCGGAGTGCGCGCCCCACGGTGCGGTCAGCTCCGGCTCGCCCTTCGCCCGGGCTGCGACGGCGTCACCCACCACCCGTGCGGCGTACTTGCCCTGGTGGGTCAGCGGTGCCCGGCCGGTGACGTCGCCGCAGGCGTAGAGCCACCGCCCGGCCACCCCCTGCACCAGCCCGGAGTCGTCCACCTCCAGGGTCGCGCCGGGCTCCAGGCCCACGGTCTGCACCCCCACGTCGGCGGTGGCGGGCCGGCGGCCGGTGGCCACCAGGAGCTCGTCGGCCAGCACGTCCGTGCCGTCCGCGAGGACCACGTGCACCCCGGCGTCGTCACGGTGCACGCGCTCGACGTCGGTGCCCAGGTGCAGGGTGACCCCGTCCTGCGCCAGGCCGGCCTCCACCAGCTCCGAGGCGACCGGCTCGAGGTTGTCGAGCACGGTGGTCCCGCGCGAGACCAGGGTGACCGCCGAGCCGAGGCGCTGGTAGGCCTGGGCGAGCTCGCAGCCGACCACGCCCGAGCCGATCACCGCCAGCCGGGCGGGCACGGCCTGGGCGGACGTGGCCTCGCGGGAGGACCAGTGCGGGGTGTCGGCCAGTCCGGGCGTCGGGGGCTCGCTCGGCACGCTGCCGGTGGCGAGCACCACGGCGTGGCGGGCGGAGAGCTCCAGGGGGCCGTCGGAGGTCTCGACGGTCAGCGCCCGGGGACCGGTCAGCCGGGCGTGGCCGCGCACGACGGTGATGCCCGCACCCTCTGCCCACTCCACCTGGCTGTCGTCCTTCCAGCCGGAGGTGAACGAGTTACGGCGCGCCAGCACGTCCGCGGGGTCGAAGTCGGCGGTCACCCCCGCGATGGCCCGCGCGGCGTGCACGGCCTGGGTGGTGCGGATGAGGGCCTTGGACGGCATGCACGCCCAGTAGGAGCACTCCCCGCCCAGCAGCTCCGCCTCCACCAGCGCGACGGTCATGCCACCCCGCACCGCCCGGGCCGCCGCGTTCTCGCCGACCGCACCACCACCGACCACCACCACGTCGTACGTCTCGCTCATGGGCACACTCGACCGCACCCGGACCGGCGGCACAACCCCTGACGTGCCACGGTCACCCCGTTGTCACGTGTCGGCCTCCGCGAGGTGCTCCGAGGGTGATCATCCCGCTAGGTTGTTCGAGCGGCTCAAGACTTTGGGAACACGCTCATCCGCGACGGCGAGGAGGGCCGGTGGCAGCGCAGCAGCGCGAGCAGGCCCGGCGCACCCGGCAGGCCATCGTGTGGTCGGCCGCGCGCGAGTTCGACCGCAACGGCTACACGGCGACGTCGGTCAGCGCGATCCTCGCGGGGTCCGGTGCCACCAAGGGCGCCTTCTACTTCCACTTCCCGTCCAAGGAGTCCCTGGCGGCGGCCATCGTCGAGGGCATGCACACCCGCTGGGCCCCTGCGGTGCAGCGCTGGGCGGCCAGCGAGCACGATGCGCTCGGGGTGGTGCTCGGGTTGGTCGACGAGGTGGTCGTGCACACCACGGCCGACACCGTGGTGCGGGCGGGGTTGCGCCTGACCACCGAGCACGAGCTGGTCGGCGCCGGGTTCCTCGCGCCGTTCCCCGAGTGGGAGCGCATCTTCGGCCACCTGTTCCACCGGGCGGCCCGCACGGGCCTGCTGCGGCCGGGGGTGCGTCCGGAGACGGCCGCGCACGTCCTGGTCGCCGGGATCGTGGGGGAGCGCTCGTGCGCCCCGGTGGGGGTCGGCACCGACGAGCTGCGCCGCCTCACCGACCAGCTGCTGGCGGTGCTCCTGCCCGCGTTCGCGGAGCCGGGGTGGACGCAGCGGTGGCGGGCCTCCGGCTGGTGGTCGCGCAGCCTGCCCGAGCTGTCGGACGAGCCCGACCCGTAGCGCCGCCCTCAGGGGTGCAGCCCCATGGCCCGCGCCGCGAGCTGGGCCAGGTGCTCGGGGCGGTCGTCGCCGGCCTGGCGGACCTGGGTGCGGCAGCTGTATCCGTCGGCGAGCACGGCGGTGCCCGGCCCCGCGGCGCGCACGGCGGGCAGCAGCACCGCCTCGGCACAGGCCTGGCTCACCGCGTGGTGCCCGACGGTGAAGCCGAAGTTGCCGGCCAGGCCGCAGCACCCGGAGTCGAGCACCTCGGCGCGGATGCTCAGGGCGGACATGACCTCTCGGTCGGCCGTGGTGCCCAGCTCCGCGTGCTGGTGGCAGTGCACCTGGACGATGGCCGCGCGCTCGGTGCCGTCGGCGAAGGACGCGAGGTCCGGGTGCGCGGCGAGGATCTCGGCAAAGGTCTTCACGGCCGACGGGAGCCGGGTCTCGCCGGGCAGCAGCTGGGCGGTGTCGTGCTTGAGCGCGGCGGTGCAGCTGGGTTCCATCCCGACCACGGTGATCCCCTCGTCCAGCCACGGCGCCAGGGTGGACACGCTGCGGGAGAGCACCTTCCGGGCCCGGTCGAGCTGACCGGTGGTGGTCCAGGTCAGCCCGCAGCACACCGGCTCGGCGGGCAGCTCCACCCGGTGGCCGAGGTGCTCCAGCACGGCCACGGTCGCCTTGCCGACGTCGGGGTCGAGGTGGTTGGTGAACGTGTCCGGCCACAGCAGCAGGCGCGGGGCGTCCGCGGGGAGCGTGGGTGCGGGGCGGGCGGCGAACCAGGCCCGGAAGGTCTGCGGCGCGATCTCCGGGATGGTGCGCTCGGGGGCGATGTTCCCGAGCTTCTTGGCCACCGCGGCGAGCGCGGGAACCCGCGCGGCGCGGTTGAGCAGCCGCCGGCCCCGGGCCAGGCGCAGCCAGAGCGGCAGCCAGCCCATGGCGTAGTGGTCGCGCGGGCGCAGCCGGCGGGCGTAGTGCTGGTGCAGGAACTCCGCCTTGTAGGTGGCCATGTCCACGTCCACGGGGCAGTCGCTCTTGCAGCCCTTGCACCCCAGGCACAGGTCCAGCGATTCCCGGACCTCCTCCGACGCCCAGCCGTCGGTGACGACCTCCCCGCGCATCATCTCGTGCAGCAGCCGGGCGCGCCCGCGGGTGGAGTGCTGCTCCTCGCCGGTGGCCCGGTAGCTCGGGCACATGACCCCGCCACTGGGGTTGAGGCAGGCGCCGACGCCCACGCAGCGCCGGGCCGCGGTCTCCAGCGAGCCCCCGTCGTGCGGCAGGGCCATGCCCTGGGTGGTGCGCAGCGGCAGGGTCGGCCCGGCCAGGAACACCCGCAGGTCGGCGTCCAGCGGGGCGGGGTCGACCACCCGCCGCGGGTTCATCATCCCGTCGGGGTCCCACGCCGCCTTGAACGCGCCGAACGCCTCGACCACCGGTGCTGGGTACATCCGGCTGAGCAGCTCCGCCCGGGCCTGCCCGTCGCCGTGCTCGCCGCTCAGCGAGCCACCGAGGCCGCCCACCAGGTCCGCGGCGTCCTCCATGAACGAGCGGTAGCGGGCGATGCCGGGGCGGGTGAGCAGGTCGAAGTCGATGCGGGCGTGCACGCAGCCGTCGCCGAAGTGGCCGTAGTAGGCCGTCTGCAGGTGGTGCGAGGCGAGCAGGGCGTCGAAGCCGCGCAGGTACTCGGCGAGGCGCTGCACGGGGACGGCGGAGTCCTCCCAGCCGGGCCACGCCTCGCTGCCGTCCGGGGCGCGGGTGGCCAGGCCCGCACCCTGCTCGCGGATGCTCCACAGCGCCCGCGCCTGCGCCTTCTCGGTGACGACGACCCCACCCCTGCTCTGCACGCGTGCGTGCACCGCCTGCGCGGCGGCGCGGGCCTCGGCCGCCGTGGTGCCGCCGACCTCGACGAACAGCCACGCGGAGCCCTCGGGCAGCAGCCGCCAGCTCGTCGCGTCCGGGCGGCCGCTGCGCAGGGTGGCGACCAGGGAGGCGTCCACCCCCTCGATGGTCAGCGGGACGATCTCGCCGGCGTTCCTGAGCTCCACCAGGTGCGAGGCCGCCTCGGCCGCGGCGTAGGAGCTCTCGAAGCCCAGCACCACCAGCGCGGTGGCCGCGGGCACCTCGACCAGGCTCACCGTGGCGGCCAGGATCGTCGCGCAGGTGCCCTCGGTGCCCACCAGGGCGCGGGCGAGGTCGGTGCCGTCGCCAGGGCGCAGCTCGTCGAGGTTGTAGCCGGAGACCCGACGGGTGAGCTGGGGGAACCCGGTGGCCACGTCGTCGGCCCAGCGGTCGCGGACGGCCGCCAGCGAGTCCAGCAGGGGGGTCCCGGCCAGCGTCGTGCCGGGCCCGGCCGTGAGGCGCTCACCCCGGTAGGTGATGACGTCGAGGCTGCGCACCGAGTCCACCGTCTTGCCCCAGGCCACCGAGTGCGAGCCGCAGGCGTTGTTGCCGATCATCCCGCCGACGGTGCAGCGGCTGTGGGTGGACGGGTCGGGCCCGACGCGCAGCCCGTGCGGGGCGGCGGCGCGCTGCAGGTCGTCCAGCACCACGCCCGGCTGCACCGTGGCCTCGCGGCGCACCGGGTCGATGCTCAGCACGGACCCGAGGTGGCGCCGGGTGTCCATGACGACCGCGGTGTTCACGGCCTGCCCGGCGATGGAGGTGGCCGCGCCGCGGGGCAGCACCGGCACCCCGCGCTCCCGGCACACGGCCAGCACCGCGGCCACGTCGTCGGCGTCCACCGGGTGCACCACGGCCAGTGGCACGTGCCGGTGGTTGGAGGCGTCGGCCGCGTGGGTGGCCCGCGTCTGGGCGTCGTCGGCGACCCGGCCCCGGACGGTGCGGCGGAGGTCGGCGGCGAGGTCTGTCACCGGCTCAGCATCCCCGCCGGACCCCCGCCGCGCCCACCGCACGACTGTGAACGATTTCTCGTGCCCTGGGTCCAGAAATCACGCACGGGCGAAGCCTCACCAGTTCTCGATGGACTCGCGGAAGATCTGCCCGACGACCTCCTCGGTGACGTCCTTGGGGCAGGTCGAGAGCAGGCGCTGCTGCTTCATGGTGCCGCCGACGAGCTCGTCGATGCTGGACTCGTCGAACCCGCACGCCCCGATGCCGTTGGGCATCCCGATGTCGCGCATGAGGTCGATCATCGCCTGCGGCAGCCGCTCCGAGGCCTCCGCCGTCTCGGTCTGCGGGCTGAGCAGCTCGGCGGCGCGCAGGTGCCGCTCCGGCGCGGCGTCGAAGGTGAACCGGAACGCGGCCGGAGCCGTCAGCGAGACCGCCTGCCCGTGCGGCACCATCGCCTCGTCGGACGGGTAGCCCGCCGGGTGGTAGCCGGACACCTGCCCGGCGATGGGGTAGCCGTTGGCGTGCGGGATGTGCACCCCGGCGTTGCCGAACCCCATGCCCGCGAAGGTCGCCGCCATCATCATGTCCATCCGGGCCGCCACGTCCTCGGTGCCGTGGTGGACCGCGCGGCGGAAGCTGCTGGCCAGCAGCGTCATCGCCTTCTCGCACCACAGGTCGCTGACGGGGTTGGAGCCGCAGTAGGTGACCCGCGCCTCGGGAGCCTTGCGCGCCCCGGAGCGGTAGTCCCGCGCGGTGTAGCTCTCCAGCGCGTGGCAGACGATGTCCATGCCCGAGGCGGCGGTGACCTCCGGGGGAAGGCTCATGGTCAGCAGCGGGTCCACCACGGCCAGGGTGGGCCGCAGCCGCCAGTGGCTGATGCCCGTCTTGACGCGCAGGCTCAGCACGTCCAGCACGCACATGGCGGTGGACTCCGAGCCGGTGCCGGCGGTGGTGGGCACGGCGATGAGCGGCTTCAGCGCCCCCGGCGGCACCTGGGCCCGCCCGACGGGCTTGTTGATGTAGTCCATCAGCTCGCCCGGGTAGGACGTGAGCAGGTTGACGGCCTTGGCGGTGTCGATGGTGGACCCGCCGCCGACGGCCACGAAGCCGTCCCACGGACCCTGCTCGGTGGCGTAGCCGATGGCCTTGGCCATGGAGTCGTCCGTCGGCTCCACGTGCACGCCGTCGAAGATCTCGTAGGTGATCCCGTACTGGGCGAACGAGTCCGCGATGCGGTGCGGCACCCCGCTGGCCAGGACCCCGGGGTCGGTGAGCACCAGCACCCGCTTCACCCCGTGCTGGCTGAGCTCGAAGCCCACCTCGTCCGCGGCCCCGGCGCCGAACTTCAGCGGCGGGGCGCCCCAGGTGAAGACGGTTTCCTCGGTGGGCGTGACGAGCTCGGTCATGGGTCCTCCTGGTGATCACCACGGTGTGACCTCCTCACGCTGGCAGCGGTGCGGGGGTGCGTCAACCTCGGGGTCCGCGGGGTGGACGAGCAGCCGGTTTGGGAACACCTCCGGTGGTGGCTTATGCTTGCCGGGCTCCCCACGGACTCGACGTCGTGGGTGCGCCACAGGTCGGGGTCCTTCGTCCTGACCGGTGCGCCCCCTTCGTTTAGCGGCCTAGGACACCGCCCTTTCAAGGCGGCAGCGCGGGTTCGAATCCCGTAGGGGGTACGGTCGACAAGCTCCACAGCAAGGCCCTGTAGCGCAGTTGGTTAGCGCGCCGCCCTGTCACGGCGGAGGTCGCGGGTTCGAGTCCCGTCAGGGTCGCCACGCCCGGTCGTTCACCGGCCGGGTTCCGGCCAGGTAGCTCAGTTGGTACGAGCGTCCGCCTGAAAAGCGGAAGGTCGACAGTTCGATCCTGTCCCTGGCCACCAGCTCCGCCCCCCGCAGCTCCGCCCCCCCGCAGCTCCGCCCCCCCGCAGGTCAGCTGGGGCCGGCGTCGGCCTGCTGGGCCCCGGTGTGCTGGTCGAGGAAGCCCACCGCCACGTCGTGCAGCCTGACGTTGGTGTTCTGCGACTGCGCGCGGAGCAGGTCGAAGGCGGCGTCGGCGTCGATCTGGTGCAGCGCCATCATGATTCCCTTGGCCTGCTCGATCGGGGCACGGGAGCGCATTGCCTCCCGCAGCTGCTCGGCCAGGTGGTGGCGGGCCCGCAGCCGGGCGTAGTCCGAGATGGAGCGCGAGGCGTGGGCCACCAGCACCTTCAGCACCACGGCGTCCGCGCTCGTGAAGCCGTCCGGCGAGGTGCTGTAGAGGTTCAGGGCACCCAGGTAGCCGTCGTCACCGGCCAGCGGCGCGGCGAGGAACGAGTGGATCCCGCTGGACTCCGCGCCCGGGGCGAAGTCCGGCCAGGTGCTGCGGACGGTGTCCACGTCGACGAGCACCACCTCGCCCGTGCGCATCGCGTGCAGGCAGGGGCCGTCCCCGGCGGCGTACTGGGCGGCGTCCACCTCGAGGGTCCGGTCGTCGGTGCAGACCGCGGTGAACGGCTCGCCGCCCAGCTGCGCCGTCACCCCGGCGCTGCTCGCCCCGCCGATCACCTGCGTGGCCACGCCGACCGTGCGGTGCAGGAACTCCACGAGCTCGTCGGAGCTGGTCACCGACCACGACAGGGACGCGACCACGCTGGCCAGTGCCTCGGGGTGCGTGCGCACCGCGGCGCGCACGAGCTCGAGGTAGGACCCGGACTGGGGATCGGTCAGCTGCACGGTGTCGACGGCCACCGGCGAAGGATAGGGCCGGAGCTCACGCCGTGCGGGGCAGCTCGGGGTGGTCGGCGTCGCGACGGCGTCGCCGCGTGGCCTTGAGCTGGTCCTTGCGGGTCAGCTCGTCCACGCCACCCCAGGTGCCGTAGAACTCCTCGGTCTCCACCGCGTAGTCCCGGCAGCGCTGGCGCACCGGGCACGCGGAGCAGATGGACTGCGCCTGCATCACCCGGCGCGCGCGCGAGGCGCCGCGCTCGAACTCGGGGTGGAAGAAGATGTTGACGTCCTTGCCGGCGCACGCGGCGTCGCGCTGCCAGGTCCAGTTGTCGATGAGCGCACCGGGCTGTCGAGAGCTGTCGGCCATGTCGGGTCCACCTTCGCGAGAGTGACGGAAGGCTGAGACCCGACTGCTGGAGCTTCAGCGTGCGTCAGTCACCATAGCGGCGACGGCCCGAGGTGGCTAGCAGCGCGCGGCTCCGTCGGGCTCGGTCCTGCCGCTAGGCGCCCGGCACCACCGTGACCACCTCGGAGAGCGGGGCGCGGTCGGTGCGGAAGGAGTTGGCGGGGTGCGTCTCGTCGGCGTGGCCGAGGCTCACCGCGCAGACCACGACGCGGTCTTCGGGCAGGGCGAGGTGGGTGCGCACCGCGCCCGAGCACCCCGCGATCGCGGCCTGGGCGATGGCGGCCACCCCCAGGCTCTGCGCCGCCAGCAGCAGCGTGGACACGTAGCCCCCCGCGTCCACGGCCCCGTAGACCCCCAGGTCGCGGTCACAGGTGATGACGGCGACGTGCGGGGCGCCGAAGAAGCTGAAGTTGAGGTTCATCTGTGCCGCGCGGGCCTCGTGGTCGCTGCGCTCGATGCCCACCGCGGAGTACAGCGCGTAGCCGGTGGCGCGTCGGCGCTCGGCGTGCCGGCCGGTGTAGCGCTGCGGCCACGGCAGGTCGGAGCCGCCCTCGCCCCGGGCCAGGCTCGCCGTCAGCGCCTCGCCCAGCGCCGCGGTGGCCGCACCGGAGGTCAGGTGCACCTGCCAGCTCTGGGCGTTGCACCACGAGGCCGTCCGCTGGGCGAGGGTGAACAGCCGGGTGAGGGTGGCCTCGTCCACCGGTTCGGGACGGAACGCGCGGCAGCTGTACCTCTGCTGCAGCAGCTGCTCCAGGACGTCGACGTCGGGCACGGGGCCTCCTCGGTGCTCGTGGCGGGACGGGCGATCGCCCGCGAACCTAGCCCGCGCCGTGCCGGGGTCGACCGGTCCGGAGCGCGAGGTCCACCCGGAGACCGATGTCAGCGGGGTGCTGCACGCCCTGGACCCCGCCACGGGGGCGGACCGCTGGACCGTGGACTCGGGGCACCCCGGCGGCAGCGACCCGTCGCTGGTCGTCCTCGACGACCGCGGGACACCGGTGCGGTCGCGTGGACCCGGGACCCCGGGGACGAGATCACCGAGGTGTCGGCCGGTCGCGCCCCCGACGGGACGGTGCTGCTGGGCACCAACCGCGCGCGGGAGTGGGCCCACCACCCGGACGGCTCCCCGGCCTGGGACTCGGTGCGGACCTCGGTCGTGGTGGACCGCGGCTACCGGGTGTCCGACGCCGGGCCGGCCGGGGCGGACCGCGGCCACGCGGGTGAGGGTCGATAGCCTCGTCGCGTGATCACCGCCAGCCGCCACGGGGCCGTCGCCCTGGTCGAGATCGACCGCCAGGACCGCCGCAACGCCCTGGACACCGAGCACTGCCACGCGCTCACCGCGGCGCTCGACGGCGCGGTGGACGACGGGGCCCGCGCGGTGGTGCTGACCGGGGCGGGCACCGCCTTCTGCGCCGGTGCCGACCTCGACGGCGTCCACAGCCCGGAGTTCCTCACCGCCCTCTACGACACCTTGCGCACGGTGACCGAGCTGGGTGTCCCGGTGCTCGCCGCGGTGAACGGCCCGGCGATCGGGGCGGGCACCCAGCTGGCCCTGGCCGCCGACCTGCGCGTGGTGGGGCCGACGGCGCGCTTCGGGCTGCCCACCGCCCAGCTCGGCCTGGCCGTGGACCCGTGGACCCTGCGCCGGCTCGCCCTGGTCGCCGGCGGTGGTGCGGCGCGACGGGTGGTGCTGGCCTGCGAGCAGGTGACCGCCGAGCAGGTGCCCGCGCTCGCGGACCGGCTCGGCGACCTCGAGGTGGCG contains these protein-coding regions:
- a CDS encoding ScbR family autoregulator-binding transcription factor, whose translation is MAAQQREQARRTRQAIVWSAAREFDRNGYTATSVSAILAGSGATKGAFYFHFPSKESLAAAIVEGMHTRWAPAVQRWAASEHDALGVVLGLVDEVVVHTTADTVVRAGLRLTTEHELVGAGFLAPFPEWERIFGHLFHRAARTGLLRPGVRPETAAHVLVAGIVGERSCAPVGVGTDELRRLTDQLLAVLLPAFAEPGWTQRWRASGWWSRSLPELSDEPDP
- a CDS encoding hydroxyacid-oxoacid transhydrogenase; translation: MTELVTPTEETVFTWGAPPLKFGAGAADEVGFELSQHGVKRVLVLTDPGVLASGVPHRIADSFAQYGITYEIFDGVHVEPTDDSMAKAIGYATEQGPWDGFVAVGGGSTIDTAKAVNLLTSYPGELMDYINKPVGRAQVPPGALKPLIAVPTTAGTGSESTAMCVLDVLSLRVKTGISHWRLRPTLAVVDPLLTMSLPPEVTAASGMDIVCHALESYTARDYRSGARKAPEARVTYCGSNPVSDLWCEKAMTLLASSFRRAVHHGTEDVAARMDMMMAATFAGMGFGNAGVHIPHANGYPIAGQVSGYHPAGYPSDEAMVPHGQAVSLTAPAAFRFTFDAAPERHLRAAELLSPQTETAEASERLPQAMIDLMRDIGMPNGIGACGFDESSIDELVGGTMKQQRLLSTCPKDVTEEVVGQIFRESIENW
- a CDS encoding dihydrolipoyl dehydrogenase family protein, which produces MSETYDVVVVGGGAVGENAAARAVRGGMTVALVEAELLGGECSYWACMPSKALIRTTQAVHAARAIAGVTADFDPADVLARRNSFTSGWKDDSQVEWAEGAGITVVRGHARLTGPRALTVETSDGPLELSARHAVVLATGSVPSEPPTPGLADTPHWSSREATSAQAVPARLAVIGSGVVGCELAQAYQRLGSAVTLVSRGTTVLDNLEPVASELVEAGLAQDGVTLHLGTDVERVHRDDAGVHVVLADGTDVLADELLVATGRRPATADVGVQTVGLEPGATLEVDDSGLVQGVAGRWLYACGDVTGRAPLTHQGKYAARVVGDAVAARAKGEPELTAPWGAHSATADHGAVPQVVFTDPEVAFVGRTVRQVSDAGIAHDVVEIDIAVAGSALHADGYTGKAVMVVDTASRTLLGVTFVGQDVAELVHAGTIAIVGDVPVDRLWHAVPAYPTISEVWLRLLEAYGL
- a CDS encoding FAD-binding and (Fe-S)-binding domain-containing protein — encoded protein: MTDLAADLRRTVRGRVADDAQTRATHAADASNHRHVPLAVVHPVDADDVAAVLAVCRERGVPVLPRGAATSIAGQAVNTAVVMDTRRHLGSVLSIDPVRREATVQPGVVLDDLQRAAAPHGLRVGPDPSTHSRCTVGGMIGNNACGSHSVAWGKTVDSVRSLDVITYRGERLTAGPGTTLAGTPLLDSLAAVRDRWADDVATGFPQLTRRVSGYNLDELRPGDGTDLARALVGTEGTCATILAATVSLVEVPAATALVVLGFESSYAAAEAASHLVELRNAGEIVPLTIEGVDASLVATLRSGRPDATSWRLLPEGSAWLFVEVGGTTAAEARAAAQAVHARVQSRGGVVVTEKAQARALWSIREQGAGLATRAPDGSEAWPGWEDSAVPVQRLAEYLRGFDALLASHHLQTAYYGHFGDGCVHARIDFDLLTRPGIARYRSFMEDAADLVGGLGGSLSGEHGDGQARAELLSRMYPAPVVEAFGAFKAAWDPDGMMNPRRVVDPAPLDADLRVFLAGPTLPLRTTQGMALPHDGGSLETAARRCVGVGACLNPSGGVMCPSYRATGEEQHSTRGRARLLHEMMRGEVVTDGWASEEVRESLDLCLGCKGCKSDCPVDVDMATYKAEFLHQHYARRLRPRDHYAMGWLPLWLRLARGRRLLNRAARVPALAAVAKKLGNIAPERTIPEIAPQTFRAWFAARPAPTLPADAPRLLLWPDTFTNHLDPDVGKATVAVLEHLGHRVELPAEPVCCGLTWTTTGQLDRARKVLSRSVSTLAPWLDEGITVVGMEPSCTAALKHDTAQLLPGETRLPSAVKTFAEILAAHPDLASFADGTERAAIVQVHCHQHAELGTTADREVMSALSIRAEVLDSGCCGLAGNFGFTVGHHAVSQACAEAVLLPAVRAAGPGTAVLADGYSCRTQVRQAGDDRPEHLAQLAARAMGLHP
- a CDS encoding WhiB family transcriptional regulator, yielding MADSSRQPGALIDNWTWQRDAACAGKDVNIFFHPEFERGASRARRVMQAQSICSACPVRQRCRDYAVETEEFYGTWGGVDELTRKDQLKATRRRRRDADHPELPRTA
- a CDS encoding enoyl-CoA hydratase translates to MITASRHGAVALVEIDRQDRRNALDTEHCHALTAALDGAVDDGARAVVLTGAGTAFCAGADLDGVHSPEFLTALYDTLRTVTELGVPVLAAVNGPAIGAGTQLALAADLRVVGPTARFGLPTAQLGLAVDPWTLRRLALVAGGGAARRVVLACEQVTAEQVPALADRLGDLEVAMAWAAQVAVLAPMTLAYSKRVLNQVLEPDLALGAHAVEHEAAFRACFASADFAEGRAARTEKRAPVFRGR
- a CDS encoding GAF and ANTAR domain-containing protein — encoded protein: MAVDTVQLTDPQSGSYLELVRAAVRTHPEALASVVASLSWSVTSSDELVEFLHRTVGVATQVIGGASSAGVTAQLGGEPFTAVCTDDRTLEVDAAQYAAGDGPCLHAMRTGEVVLVDVDTVRSTWPDFAPGAESSGIHSFLAAPLAGDDGYLGALNLYSTSPDGFTSADAVVLKVLVAHASRSISDYARLRARHHLAEQLREAMRSRAPIEQAKGIMMALHQIDADAAFDLLRAQSQNTNVRLHDVAVGFLDQHTGAQQADAGPS
- a CDS encoding nitroreductase, translated to MPDVDVLEQLLQQRYSCRAFRPEPVDEATLTRLFTLAQRTASWCNAQSWQVHLTSGAATAALGEALTASLARGEGGSDLPWPQRYTGRHAERRRATGYALYSAVGIERSDHEARAAQMNLNFSFFGAPHVAVITCDRDLGVYGAVDAGGYVSTLLLAAQSLGVAAIAQAAIAGCSGAVRTHLALPEDRVVVCAVSLGHADETHPANSFRTDRAPLSEVVTVVPGA